The following proteins are co-located in the Castanea sativa cultivar Marrone di Chiusa Pesio chromosome 8, ASM4071231v1 genome:
- the LOC142606201 gene encoding uncharacterized protein LOC142606201 → MTHENVEHSDEREEGGESEHLPQPTDLGNRGKHDLFDEWMGSIERLDAFVTDKPIDMELEEEATDYMDIDLVVLMLREEGAYWEPFAIMEATSELKNWIKMAPEDMEKTSFFTPWGTYFYKVMPFGLKNAGATYQRATTTLLHDLMHKEVEVYVDEMIVKSKDCEGHIPALRKFFERIRFYKLRLNPKKYTFRVTSGYYQELSDKTTNTRPTSTRKAIVVVSHLYKYNNGALLAQYLEETRKENEIHYISKKMLPYEEKYSPLEKICVTLVWVTRKLRHYMLDYKILLIARMDPLKYLTEKIVQDGKIAKWVLLLLEFDIKYVTKKSMKGRAIADHLTCCSPKEAEEMQGDFPDEDIMGIEVDLWKMYFHGATNQNRSGIGVFLISPKGTHLPFSGRLNFPATNNAAEYETCIMGLQATLGLGVKELEVYGDSALIISQIQNKWKVKEERLMPYHECLQKWASKFSKIQYQYVPRMQN, encoded by the exons ATGACACATGAGAATGTTGAACATAGTGATGAGAGGGAAGAAGGGGGCGAGTCAGAACATCTCCCTCAACCCACCGACTTGGGCAACAGAGGCAAGCACGACCTGTTTGATGAATGGATGGGTAGCATAGAGCGCTTGGATGCTTTTGTGACCGACAAGCCTATAGACATGGAGCTTGAAGAAGAAGCTACAGATTATATGGATATAGATCTCGTAGTACTGATGCTAAGGGAAGAGGGAGCTTACTGGGAGCCATTTGCAATTATGGAAGCCACGTCCGAGTTAAAGAATTGG ATCAAGATGGCTCcagaagatatggagaaaacctcATTTTTTACACCATgggggacatatttttataaggtcatgccatttggccttaaaaatgcGGGTGCTACTTACCAACGTGCAACCACCACTTTGCTGCATGATTTAATGCACaaagaagtagaagtttatgttgatgaaatGATAGTGAAGTCCAAAGATTGTGAAGGGCACATACCAGCTTTgaggaagttctttgaaaggATTCGATTCTACAAGTTACGATTGAATCCCAAGAAATACACTTTCAGAGTCACATCCGGATAct ATCAAGAGTTATCTGATAAAACCACCAATACTCGTCCCACCAGTACCCGAAAagccattgttgttgtatctcacCTCTACAAATACAACAATGGGGCTCTACTTGCTCAATACCTAGAAGAGACTAGAAAGGAGAATGAGATTCATTACATTAGCAAGAAGATGTTGCCTTATGAAGAAAAGTACTCACCCTTAGAGAAGATATGTGTAACACTTGTTTGGGTAACCCGCAAACTCAGACATTATATGCTTGATTACAAGATTTTGTTGATTGCAAGAATGGATCCTTTGAAGTACTTAACAGAAAAAATCGTGCAGGATGGGAAGATTGCTAAATGGGTCTTGCTTTTGTTagaatttgatattaagtatgtgaCTAAAAAATCTATGAAAGGGAGAGCAATTGCCGATCACTTAACCTGTTGTTCAccaaaagaagctgaagagatGCAAGGGGACTTTCCAGATGAAGATATCATGGGGATTGAGGTAGACTTATGGAAGATGTATTTTCATGGAGCAACAAATCAAAACagaagtggaattggagtttTCTTAATTTCACCAAAAGGAACACACCTTCCATTTTCTGGCAGACTTAACTTTCCTGCCACCAACAATGCCGCAGAATATGAAACTTGCATTATGGGTCTACAAGCAACCTTAGGCCTAGGAGTGAAGGAGTTGGAGGTATATGGAGACTCAGCTCTAATAATCTCTCAAATTCAGAATAAATGGAAGGtcaaagaagaaagacttatgccttatcatgaatgtcttcaGAAGTGGGCATCGAAATTTAGCAAGATCCAATATCAATATGTGCCAAGGATGCAGAATTAA